The genomic DNA TCGAACACCTGGTAGACCGAGGAGCCGACCTCGCGCCGGGTCCGGGTCCGGGTGCCGGGCCGAAGCCGGTGGAACTCGGCCCGGATGGTCGGCATGACGTCGCCGCCGGTGGTGGGGTTGGTGTAGCGGACCGCGGCGTGGCCGGGCTCGACGGTAGCGGCGTGGCCCTCGTCCTCCAGCGCCAGTTGCTCGTCGAGCGCGCGGTCGGTGTGCTCCCAGCGGTAGGCGGCGATCGGCGAGTGCGGCCGGGCCCCCAGCCCGGACAGCGGCCGGAGGCCCGGATGCGCCCAGAGCCGTTCGGAACGGGACACCGACGGCGTTCCGGTGTCGGTGACCTGCTCTGGCCCGAACTCGAAGAACGAGCTGTCGGTGTAGTGGACGAACGGGATGTCGAGCCCGTCGATCCAGGCCATCGGCTTGTCGGTGGTGTTGTGGTGGCCGTGGAAGTGCCAGCCCGGGGTCAGCAGGAAGTCACCGCGTCGCATGGCCACGGGGTCGCCGTCCACGACCGTCCAGACCCCTTCGCCCTCCACCACGAAGCGGAAGGCGTTCTGGGTGTGCCGGTGCTCGGGAGCGACCTCGCGCGGGCCGAGGTACTGGA from Streptosporangium sp. NBC_01756 includes the following:
- a CDS encoding cupin domain-containing protein; its protein translation is MNPTEEAALQRLYADFDAEHLLPLWTQVGDLMPVHPRPQARPHVWEWKRLYPLARRAGDLVPVGRGGERRAIALANPGLEGRPYATPTLWAAIQYLGPREVAPEHRHTQNAFRFVVEGEGVWTVVDGDPVAMRRGDFLLTPGWHFHGHHNTTDKPMAWIDGLDIPFVHYTDSSFFEFGPEQVTDTGTPSVSRSERLWAHPGLRPLSGLGARPHSPIAAYRWEHTDRALDEQLALEDEGHAATVEPGHAAVRYTNPTTGGDVMPTIRAEFHRLRPGTRTRTRREVGSSVYQVFDGDGVFVLDGVERRLTRGDLAVVPSWSALTVQADSRFDLFRFSDTPIFEALHQFKEETE